The Solanum pennellii chromosome 4, SPENNV200 genomic interval GCTAGCAGTCAGACGTTTGGTAGCCTCATTAACCAAGTAGGCGTCGCGCTCAGCAGGACTCAAAGTCCAGAGAAGCACCACACGCTGCAATATCATGtgaatcaaattatatattagtcAAAGCAATCCTTGGCTAATGTTACCTGTGATTAATAATGTAGATATGGACTAGACAAATCTAAGAAAGTATAaatgaacaaaaagaaaaacattcaaTACACCACAATGATTGATTAAACGGGGTGTACTCCAACACAATTTGGAACAAGAATGGAAAATTGAGATTAATTAACCTGAAAATCACTTGTCAGTTCAGAATCCAAGTCCTTGAGAAGATCCTCTCCATAAGCAGCAGCATAAGAATCTCGGATTAACTTGCGTTGTGCTGCATTCCTATGAGCCAGAATCTGAATAATAAGTTCCTCATTTGTGCCCCATCCTGCAAACGTTTAACCATGAGTCTTCTGTGGAAAACAAAATTCAGCTTGCGCTTTGCAAGCCCAAACAACAACAGCAAACTCGATGTAGTCCCATAGTCGGGGTCTGAGGAGGAACCTAAACCctacctcgtggaggtagaTAGGCTGTTTCCAAAACACACACAACAGAGTAACAGGACATTGAAAATTATAGGGAAAGCATAACCTAGAGCATTCAAAAAACAAGAGCAATAACAATAACCAACTAATGTGATAACAGAAGCACGGTAAATAACGAGCAACAAAAATTGCAAGACAGACAACTATGAGAAAATGCTACTACTACTTGTATTACTGGGGAAATAGGTACAATGAAACAAAACTACCACCAAGCTATCCCCCTTGGAAACGAGACAACATTCAACTATTTACTAACCTTCTGCCCTAATCCGTGACCTCCATAACCTTCAATCTAGAATCATATCATTGGAAAACTGAAGTTGCGTCATGTTTTGTCTAATCACCCCTCCCAACACTTTTTTGGTTTTCCTCTACGTCTCCTAAAACTCACTACGGCCAACCTCTAACATTTCTCCCTAGGTCGCTGTGCACCTCCTCTTTACATATCATGTCTAAACCATCTCAGTCTCACTTCCCTCATCTTGTCCATCACGGAAGCCACTCCCACTTTATGTTGGATATCTTCATTCTTAATCTTTCTCTCTCCTACATATCCACATCCACCTCAGCGTCCTCATTTTCGCCACCTCATATCTTTTGACATGAGAATTTTAACTAACCAACACTCCACTCGCCCCATACATCATAATCAGCCTAACCACCACGGAGAAATCAAAATAAGCAATGTCTAACAAAAAACCTCTTTTAACCAACCAAATAATTGGAGTTAATCATTTTTGTCAACAAATTAATAATCTAGACCAATCATATGTTTGGGAAATGCCTACACAGAATCATAAAGAAAAATGTCTTCTACATATGCCTACAGTCGAAGATCACTAATTTCCTCCAACtatgaatcaaataaaaaatcacacAGCATTTTACCTTACCGAGGCGGATTCAAGATTTAGAGTCAGTAGATGGTCTATGTTACATTTCGaaacaattttgaatagatCATTCAGATCACAAGAACCCCATCAAGaactaaaactaaactaaactaAGAAAAAACAGTAAGGAAAAGTAAAAATCAACTGATCATTCAAGAAAATAGCAAAtgcaaatataaaaaagaaatcttGCACTAAAATCAGGCATACAAAATCCAACCAAAGGggatctggaaaaaaaaataggtgAAACCTTTAAAAGCTTTTTTGAGTTGCTCAGCATCTTCATAAGGATCTGGAACTGATGCTGGAACTTTAAGACTagacattttttttcctttcttgagAATGTGCTGTGTGTTCTTGAATTATTTATGAGTCAAAACTATAGTATATGTACAATTTCAAGAATATACGTGGGAACATAAAAAGTGGATTCAGACATTTTTGGCCATCGCAAAAGTCATTGGGATAcacgattttattatttttgtaacgTAACATGACTTTTATGACTACACCATTGTAACGCCACTGCCTGCCATGTACCCAAATTTTGGCTTGTAGTGGCGGAGAGTATTAGGACTTGGGAGGATTAGGTAACCTGTAACCTCACCAACTATATATTGTCACGCCGTTCATCTTTACTTgtctattatattttaaaaaaaataatttttagtaatattttttaagtttacagaaataaaaaataaattattattttagattaattttatctttactattcaatatctaatatatttttaaaattattaaattaaatattcaaaggGCCGATTatagtaaaattttattaaattaatatagttGAGACCGTGAAGTAATATTATTATAGAGAAGTAtatttaatcgataaattaatatttattaattaaaaaaatgttttgaggTTCATGTTCATGAGGTTCCGAGTTTAGAGGAAATGTGGATATCAAAAATCAATGTTGACGATGAAACAATACTTTTGAAACCAGTTACGCGTAAGACAATACTTATCAAATCTTGAACTTATTTGCAATTTTATGGTGCAGTTCGAAAtgacaatataaattttaagatacaataagaaaagttagagatgTGTTTCgactagatttaaattttaacataaaataaacaaaaatattcaaattatatttcactaaattgtcattgatatatttttgtaattttaaagaattattaatttataatattatggaatcatatatttaataagggTCTtctgaaattatattattttattaagactAGTAACTTTTTTCATTAGTCCACattaaaatcaaaaagaaatattatcttaaaaaaattactaatttttcaataataatttaacgaggttttttctatttattttctcttattgTGTTTGTGTCACgtttataaataataactatTGATGGATAAAGggtgtaaataatattttcctaaTCTTTCTTCCAGAAACATAAATAaggtatacatatatatatatatcttttatgtttGGTAAAGtttcatttaataattttgtttattattttatatattattttgcagaattagaaaaaaaaagtaacaataatactttttttataagatcacaaaaaaaaaaaacagttaaaGATTACATtccttcaaaaaaattataatattttgaaaaattggatatgaacatattaatttaataaaaataaatttaatttatttttttataatagatGTTTAAATTAGTTTCgctctataaaataattttaatataaaagtaaattaatatTTGCCCTTAATCGTAAtttgattcttaaaatttttttaaaaaaagattaatcaaacataatatatttatttaaagggAAACTTACGTAAAtgtactataataaaaaaatatttaccatttatagcaataatattttttttcacttgatcacttttaattcatttataatacaaatttaatacatattacaaagaataatttattattcacatataatacaagttttaatgatagataatacatttatcacacattttaattcaCTTATAAACAATGTGACAAATTCTTACcaaaaaacattatatatttcaaaaaataattataattcatatatatgccatacataattcacttttaattcatattgcaGAGCTAacatagtattgctataaatggtaataaataaaaatttgctaaaatcagtaattatttattaaaatatactaattcatgcaattttcccttatttaaaatacttttcaaataattaacccaacaaatattgttttttttcaaaacattttttctgaaaaactacttttaaaaaatgtttcgGAATATAAGCCCTTTTTAGCAGTTTTAACCCTTCGTTACTCTTGCATTATCTCTCCCTCATTTTTTAAACAATAATTTAATGTATATTAAATGCGGTATTTATTTGGAATATAAATGCTTcagtttgtttttctttttggtatATATTGACCAAACAAGAACTAATGATTACACAATTGAAGTGTTTTTCCAATAATTTTGGTTCACTTTTAATAGTATTTGGTCTTCTAGCCTTTTctgatcttttatttttttgatgtcttttaacattttttttataaaaattaaattctttatttttctcattctgTATCGCTTAATTAACactttacaaaataaaattttttatttatctcaaaataaagtttaagtgtcaaaatattttcttctatgATATTTTTCGTTGATCAAAAATCGTTCAAAAACGTAATTTTCTTAAGAATATGAATTCAATAATATCGGTATTGCTATATGTATCTTTAACTTGTATAGAAAGAGTAATAGTTAGATAGGGATGATATGTTAAACTTGGGGCTGATTGACTAAGTTGGCTgggattttattttgtaaagctctttggtaaataaatattttaatttaccaaaaaaaaaattgtatagaaAGTTACATTGAGCCTTTGAATGTAAATTAGAtcttttttaaagatatatttacCGATAATAGAATAAACTTGCATGTCAAATTTTAAACAATGAACCTCTATTCAATCTTCATCAAGATTTTGTTCTAGAAATTTTAAGgctatattttcttaattctaCATAATTTCTATCCTAAAAATTTTGTTCATAAATACATACatgaaaaagacaaaaacaatTACCTTGGTGTTTTGGAATGAAAATTCGATTTTTCCTCCTCTccctttttaactttttctcttcttttttttcattatccGCATAACTTTTTCCTGCGcataacaatatttatttaacatcAAAACATAGAATACTAGATAAACACATGATAAGTCTGGTGTCATAACTAGCTCATAGTCACTTTCTTAATATGTCGAAGTACCTCAAACGAAaccataatttcaaaatttttctatCTTTTCAAACCTCATAAAACCCTTAACAAGTGATACTTTCAACAAAATCTTTTCTCCAATTATCCATCTTTAATCTGTGGAGGATCCATCTACCTAAACCTCTTGAACATTTTTACTCCTTATGGCTAATTATAGGCCTAACAACCGAGGCATAACAatgactaaaaaagaaatactccCAAGTCAGTCCATAGAACATCTAATTTGTTTATATCTATTTTTCCAAACAAATTTTGTGGGTACATATATTATTtcgaatatgaaaaaaatttgattgtgAGCGCCACTCCAAATGAGCCCTGTAATATGCGATTCTAATATGGAAGCACCTGATATTTTACATCagatgagaaataaaaaaataacttaaaatgaaatacaaacGTACAATTTGAATATGCAAGTACTAGGAACCGATGGAAatataaaaacacatttaaaatgaaaaaaaaaaagcaacatCAACAACGACTTCACTGGGGATCGAACCCAGAATCTCTGGTTTCGTAGACCAGCGCCTTATCCATTGGGCCATGAAGTCTTTACGTTTGAACctgtttataatttattaataaatcatttgatttttattttgcagAATTTGATGATTATCCATGTCTAACGACTGTCCCTTCCAACACACTCCTTTTCTACTTTCTCCTAATATTCCACCCactttccttttccttttcctaTTTAGGTATATTCTCAACTCTTTTTCGCCATTAATGGCGTATTAGAGCATCACAAACTCCAAAAAAGTAGTGGAATTTGTTGTTGTCATAAAGGAGAATACTACTTATAGCTTTTTAGAAGTAATGGGTAGTGAAAACCAACAGCAATTTCAAGAGAATCTtcttcataatcataatcatcaggagcagcagcagcagcagagGAAGAACCGTTCTTTAAGGAGTAAAGCTGCGCACTTTGTATCTGATGTTGCTACTGTTATTCTTAACCCCATATCTGATAAACCCTTAAAGCCCAGACCACCACCTTTGCCTGTAAGTTTTGGGGGTTCTTGATAATtgaaatatgtatatgttttgttattctaaataaatatttgatctTGTTGGGGTTTGTAGTATGATTTTCTGATGATAATTTCAGCTTTTGAATACCCAATTTGGAATTGATCAGAAATGAGGGTTTAGGTTGACTATTATAGTGTAGCCTATGAGCATATAATCTGTGATCTTTAGCTGAACTTGGTAAGTTGTCAATTTTTGTCTAACGTAGTTTCTAGCTAGGCCTCCCAACTTTGtatgtttttgttgattttcgAGGGAGTCAATTCAGGTCAAATCCTAGCTTGCTTGTCTCCCTTGATTTTTCCACAATAAGGTAATTGTTGGGTCGTCTAGTCTTGGAGGAAGAACAAGATATGAATAGGATTGCAGCATCATAAGCACTTCTTAGTATTCACTGCCCCTTTTACTGAAGATGCAGTGTGGATAACATCCTTAATGTTGGGGCATTTGATATACATTATACTCTGAAAGCAAAGCAGAAGAGAGGTTCTGTTATATTCCCTACAGATTGTATGTTAatagtttttcttatatttctttaGGAAGATGGATCTGATTCTGACGGAAGTAAGCACGAGTCAAATGCAGAAGGAGATGCCACGGATTTAGTTGACGGTCCTGATACATCTTCTTTCTCAGCGTTCCTATATTCACTGTTGTCGACCACAGGATCCGAGAGTAAGCCTAACACTATTGGAAAATATGATAAGCAAGATGATCGTGATGAGTCAATACCTGAACTTACAATGAGGGAACCTAGCAGAAGAAAAGGTATACTTTCCAGGGGTAAACATTCCCTCGGCAGAGCTCTTCACCAAGTTGCTAGACTAGGCGGCTTTAGGAATCAGGGTTCGGCAAAGGGCAGCTCTGAAATGGTGTTTGATGATGGAAGTAATTCTAAAGTTTCCGGAGATAATCAAATACCTTTGGAAGATATGAATAAGAAACCTCTTCTGAACAATCTTCCAGGAACTTCTGAGCCTTCAGTTCTCCTCACTGAGAAGGCGCGAATTTCTCTTTATGCTGCACTGCCTGTGCTTGTGCAGGACAGGAAGTGGGTCTTGTTATACAGGCAGGGATCCTGagttttattaaatttgaatgCTCTCTGAGCAGCTCTATGCTTATTTTCTCTCCTATTTCCAATTTTATAGTGGATTCTAACTTCTCAATTCTGTTTTGCCAGTACATGGAAGAATGGAATATCACTCTCGACTTTATACAGGAGAAGCCTACTCTGGCCTGGCATCAGTCTGCTGGTAATTAACTGAAGACTTGTAAAGAGATATGCATTGCTCATTAAGAATTATGTAACAGGAGTTCCACATTGAAGAGCTgttttaatttacattttgaACAATTCTTTGATTGCTTATGGTCTAGATGAATAAGAACTATTATTTTGTTGtctgtatgtgtgtgtatatcaCTTCCTGAAGAAACCACCAGATAATCTCCTTCACTTTTATCAGTATCTGTTGAACTTAAAAAAGAGTAGAATCCCTGTGCTTTGTTGTATGTGGAATAAGACCCAGCTGTTTTAATATATGTTCAAATACTTCAGAGTTTTGCTATCTTTTGATGCCCTAACTTATTAGTGTTGCTGTTGCAGTCCAAATCATATTTTCAGAAACCGAGTATAGGTCAGCTATATTATATACCTCTTACTAAAAAGACAATTTGTCATCGTTTCATAACAGATCTAACCAATGCTTCTCTTGGCTGATAAACTCATTGTATAGTAATTTGTTCCTTCTGATATTTCTGGAACTAAGTTTTCTGGGTTTGGTATTTCCTTTCTGCCCTTGTTTTTGATATGCGTTTCTTGAACCGAGTGTCTATGGAAACAGCCTTTCTATCTTCACTAGGTAGGGGCAAGGCTGCATACAATGTACCCACCACCCTCCCcacactaggtatgttgttcTCGTAAGATTCCTGGCTTCGTTATGATTTGAGAAAGTAAATGATAGATCTTGAGATGGAAATGCCTCTGAAATTTGATGCGAGGCATTGATAAAGTCAAAGTATTGTCACTTTCGATTTTGATTTCTTGCTGGTTGCTCTTTTTGTATGAGTCCAAGTGCTCTATCTCTATGCATTATTGAAGTTAAAAGCATTGGTGTCGGTGTCTGGtgtcttttgtttttttatcaaTGTGAGTGGTGGACAGTCATTAAGACTTAGAGACTTGCAGATTATTTGATCTGGCATGAGACTCTAGTTGTGTTTCTCTCATATTGTCCAAATCTTATAGGTTGTGGGGGACCATAATGGTGCTGTGTTTGGTGGGCTAGTTGATGCACCTTTAAAGCCAACAACGAAGAGAAGATATCAGGTGATTCTGAGCAGAATACTTAAAACATGTCACCTCTGCCTTTGAGTTTCCATTTGTCATCTTGATTTGATTTTGGTATTTAACAGGGTACAAACAATTCATTTGTTTTCTCAAATGTATCTGGCCAACCTGTCATATTTCGTCCCACAGGTATCTCTCTTGTCCTTGAACTTCTACCAGACGTTTAAAGTTTGTAGAACAAATTTCCATTCTTTGTTTTTTCTGCTGTCgctaacaaatttattttttaatacatgGGGACGGGAGTGGTCTGGTTCAGCATGTCCATATCCTCTTCTATTTGTGGTATTGATGGTCAGGAAGAGAATTAAAACAGTGGTCCTCTTATGGGAAATCTTGGGTTCGAAACATTTTTAATACGTTGTTTACCTGTTGTTTACCTGATTTACTGTCATCTTATGATGATGAAAATTTTAGCTGGTGATAGTAGTATAACCAATACAAACTTTGAAAAATAGATTTCGTGGTGGATACCAAAGATATAATGATCAAGAATTTATTGTTTTCCAGAAATTAGTCATTTATTCTCTCTGAAATCACTATTATTCCAATCCCGGCATGATTGTTGACTGTTTCTGCTTCTGACTTTGATTTTTCGGTTCCTTTTGCCTTTTATGATAATGTTTTCCATAAGCCTTGGAACTGTTTAGAACTCAAATCAATTACTTGTGACGTGACATTGACACTGTCGCCTATGTAGGTGTCAATCGCTATTTTACTGTCTGTTCCACGGAGTATTTAGCTTTGGGAGGCGGTGGCCATTTTGCTCTCTACTTAGACGGGGATCTGTAAGATTTCTTTCCCCTTCATTATGATCCTTTTATCATTGCTTTATATGTGTATGCTTTTGACTGCTTCCTTCCTAGTATCATAATGTCCTCCAATAAAAGGAGAAATAAGAGGAAAATCAGATGCCACACACCGCCTTGGGGGTTACCTTTTTCCTGTCCCATTTTTGGTTGCCATGACAGGATTTTAAAAAGATCTTCTTAATCTCAAGTTCACAGctatcatcatcgtcatcatgaATATCaccttttaatatattttctgtAGAATCAGATCTTATGATTCCAATTTATTGCCTCTATTGCCCATAGATTAAAAAACAAGGGGAAATCAAATTCTATTGAGTATGTTAAAGATATCTTTGACTCGGATAAATTAGCTCAACAAACTTCACTTTTCCAGGCTAACAGGTTCAAGTGCAACATCAGAAACTTATGGAAATTCTTGTTTGGCACATACTGAAGACTTTGAAGTTAAGGAAGTTGAGGTAGTCTCGCAACTGCATCTCTGTATGTGTTCGCACGCATGCACGTTTTGTGGTCTGCCTTGTCTGTCTCTTCACTCTCTCTATATATTATAGTTACATGTGTGTATCTGTCAGGGCAGTTTGTTTGAACTTAGCTCTATGAAATTTACCTTTCAAGGGTGCAATATGCATTTAACatgagaaattaatttttaatgtgaTATCcatttatcatatcacatgCAGTTATGGGGCTTTGTATATGCTTCCAAGTATGAAGAGATGGTTTCGATTTTGCGAACAGAGACACCTGGAATTTGCCGCTGGTAAACACAGTGTTAAAGATGCTTGCCTTCCAGTCTAAATGATTGTTTCTGTTTGGTGCCCATGGTTGCGCATAGCACCACATGGAATGCAGGATAGGTTTTGTACATATGTTTTCACATGTTCAGCAACAATTTTACACTTGTATATGTGTGTTTCTTTACATGTACAGTGAACCATCTTGATAAAATTCTCTTTGCTTCGGTAAATGAGAATGA includes:
- the LOC107018026 gene encoding uncharacterized protein LOC107018026; the encoded protein is MGSENQQQFQENLLHNHNHQEQQQQQRKNRSLRSKAAHFVSDVATVILNPISDKPLKPRPPPLPEDGSDSDGSKHESNAEGDATDLVDGPDTSSFSAFLYSLLSTTGSESKPNTIGKYDKQDDRDESIPELTMREPSRRKGILSRGKHSLGRALHQVARLGGFRNQGSAKGSSEMVFDDGSNSKVSGDNQIPLEDMNKKPLLNNLPGTSEPSVLLTEKARISLYAALPVLVQDRKWVLLYSTWKNGISLSTLYRRSLLWPGISLLVVGDHNGAVFGGLVDAPLKPTTKRRYQGTNNSFVFSNVSGQPVIFRPTGVNRYFTVCSTEYLALGGGGHFALYLDGDLLTGSSATSETYGNSCLAHTEDFEVKEVELWGFVYASKYEEMVSILRTETPGICRW